In the Gossypium raimondii isolate GPD5lz chromosome 9, ASM2569854v1, whole genome shotgun sequence genome, one interval contains:
- the LOC105797968 gene encoding cytokinin hydroxylase — protein sequence MGILKLSQAFMSMAMVAFLVYLLLRLLFSCWILPIRAYRKIKKNGFEGPTPSFPLGNITDMKNTKNYVNDSSLRSSAAISHDLHSTVFPYFARWQKTHGKVFIYWLGTEPFLYIAEPEFLKKMSSGVLGKNWGKPSVFRRDRKAMFGRSGLVMVEGEDWVRHRHVITPAFSPANLKAMASLMVEPATNMLNRWTTLISCGKAEIDVEREITTTAGEIIARTSFGLSHQNGNKVFEKLRAAQTTLFNSNRYVGVPFSKWICPKKNLEATKLGHEIDQLLLSIIHARKQSWDGSPQKDLLGLLMEGSHLDGRSGKSLTARELVDECKTFFFGGHETTALALTWTLLLLSLHPQWQHQLREEIKQVIGDEEIDFTRFAHLKKMEWVMKEVLRLYSPAPNAQRQAREDIKVDELVIPNGTNIWIDVVALHHDPTIWGGDVNEFRPERFKDDSLYGGCKHKMGFLPFGFGGRMCVGRNLTMMEYKVVLTLMLRRFSFSISPNYRHSPSIMLSLRPKFGLPLIVKPL from the exons atggggatTTTGAAGCTATCCCAAGCTTTTATGAGCATGGCCATGGTGGcttttcttgtttatttgcTGTTGAGATTGTTGTTCTCTTGCTGGATTCTTCCCATTCGAGCTTATCGCAAGATCAAGAAGAATGGGTTTGAAGGTCCAACTCCTAGTTTTCCTCTGGGAAATATTACAGACATGAAAAATACTAAGAATTATGTTAATGATTCCTCACTTAGATCCTCTGCAGCTATTTCCCATGATCTACACTCCACTGTGTTTCCTTACTTTGCTCGGTGGCAAAAGACTCATG GAAAAGTGTTCATCTACTGGCTGGGGACTGAGCCATTTTTATACATTGCTGAGCCAGAGTTCCTTAAGAAAATGTCATCGGGAGTGCTGGGTAAGAACTGGGGCAAACCCAGTGTGTTTAGGCGTGATAGAAAGGCTATGTTCGGAAGAAGCGGATTGGTGATGGTTGAAGGAGAGGATTGGGTTCGTCATCGCCATGTTATTACTCCTGCATTCTCCCCAGCTAACTTGAAG GCCATGGCAAGCTTGATGGTGGAACCGGCCACTAATATGCTAAACAGGTGGACTACCTTAATAAGTTGTGGTAAAGCTGAAATCGATGTTGAAAGAGAAATCACAACAACGGCAGGGGAGATCATTGCAAGGACAAGCTTCGGGTTGAGCCACCAAAACGGCAATAAAGTGTTTGAGAAATTGAGAGCCGCGCAAACCACACTTTTCAACTCCAACCGCTATGTGGGTGTTCCTTTCAGCAAGTGGATTTGCCCTAAGAAAAACCTGGAAGCCACAAAACTTGGCCACGAAATAGACCAACTCCTTTTATCCATCATCCACGCTCGTAAGCAGTCTTGGGATGGATCCCCTCAGAAGGACTTGCTGGGTTTATTGATGGAAGGCAGCCACCTCGACGGCCGGTCCGGGAAGAGCTTAACCGCTAGGGAGCTTGTTGATGAGTGCAAGACTTTCTTCTTCGGTGGCCATGAAACCACTGCATTGGCTCTCACTTGGACCCTGCTGCTTTTGTCCTTGCATCCCCAGTGGCAACACCAATTGAGGGAGGAAATTAAACAAGTGATTGGAGATGAGGAGATCGACTTTACCCGATTTGCCCACTTAAAGAAG ATGGAGTGGGTGATGAAAGAGGTGCTAAGACTCTACTCACCAGCACCAAATGCACAAAGGCAAGCAAGAGAAGATATAAAGGTGGATGAGCTTGTTATCCCTAATGGAACCAACATCTGGATCGACGTAGTTGCCTTGCACCATGATCCTACAATATGGGGAGGCGACGTGAATGAGTTCCGACCAGAGAGGTTTAAGGACGATAGTCTATACGGAGGATGCAAGCATAAGATGGGGTTTTTGCCATTCGGATTTGGAGGGAGAATGTGTGTTGGGAGGAATTTAACAATGATGGAGTACAAAGTTGTATTAACCCTTATGCTTAGGAGGTTTTCCTTTTCAATCTCTCCTAATTATCGCCATTCACCTTCTATTATGCTTTCCCTAAGGCCTAAATTCGGACTTCCTCTCATTGTTAAACCCCTTTag